In Pyrus communis chromosome 1, drPyrComm1.1, whole genome shotgun sequence, the following are encoded in one genomic region:
- the LOC137725684 gene encoding uncharacterized protein, with the protein MAADNRTIKELSASGLDNALPLCIQYPTAAEGKTEEFELKSSLLHHIPKFHGLSMEDPNKHLKEFEVVCSSMTPVNVDGSILKMKAFPFSLMDKAKDWLYELAPGTVTSWESMKRAFLEKFFPTSRVILLRKKISGIQQNHGETFPSYYERFKGLVASCPQHQMKEELLLQYFYEGLLPIERQMVDASAGGALVDKTPRDAKINLPNVPFPRRFMQEKKEESEKDILETFRKVQVNIPLLDAIKQVPKYAKFLKDLCNTKRRRANKEVVKVSENVSAVLQRKLPTKCKDPGSFTIPCVIGHNRFEHAMLDLGASINVMPYSIYASMNLGELKQDGVIIQLADRSNAYPKGVLEDVLVQVNHLIFPADFYVLDMEDSAHSTSLPILLGRPFMKTARTKIDVYKGTLTMEFDGEVIDFNISETMRYPVDDHSCFSIDVIDS; encoded by the exons atggcagcagataatagaaccatcaaggagctttcggcctcaggtttggataatgcattgcctctttgtatccaataccccacggctgcagaggggaagactgaggaatttgaactcaaatccagtttgttacaccatattccgaagttccatggcttgtctatggaagaccccaacaaacacttgaaggagttcgaggtggtttgttcgagcatgacccccgtcaatgtggatgggagtatattgaagatgaaggcctttccattttcacttatggacaaggccaaagattggctctacgaactagccccgggaactgtgacttcgtgggagagtatgaagcgtgctttcttggagaaattcttccctacttcgagagtgattctcctacggaagaaaattagtggtattcaacagaatcatggtgagacattcccgtcttattatgagcgcttcaagggccttgtagcttcatgtcctcaacatcaaatgaaggaggaacttctccttcaatatttctatgagggcctccttcctatcgaacgtcaaatggttgatgcgtcagcgggaggagcattggtggacaaaacaccaagggatgccaagatt aatctgcccaatgtaccttttcctcgcaggttcatgcaagaaaaaaaggaagaaagcgagaaggacattcttgaaacgttccggaaggtgcaagtgaacataccgcttctcgatgcaatcaaacaggttccaaagtatgctaaattcctcaaggacctatgcaatacaaagagaagaagggcaaacaaagaggtagtgaaggtaagcgagaatgtgtccgctgttttgcaacgtaaactgcctaccaagtgcaaagaccccggtagtttcacgattccttgtgtaattggacataatcgttttgaacatgccatgcttgatttaggtgcatccataaatgtcatgccttattctatttatgcatctatgaatttgggtgaattaaaacaagatggtgtaattatacaattggctgatcgttctaacgcgtatccaaaaggagttttggaggatgtgcttgtgcaggtgaaccatttaatttttccggctgatttctacgtcctagacatggaggattcagcccattctacatctttgccgattctccttggtaggccattcatgaagacggcccgaacgaagattgatgtatacaaaggcaccttgacaatggaattcgatggggaagtgattgattttaatatttctgaaactatgagatatcccgttgatgaccattcttgtttttccattgatgttatcgattct